The Schistocerca serialis cubense isolate TAMUIC-IGC-003099 chromosome 10, iqSchSeri2.2, whole genome shotgun sequence genome includes a region encoding these proteins:
- the LOC126425205 gene encoding serine/threonine-protein phosphatase 6 regulatory ankyrin repeat subunit C-like isoform X2 — translation MGSWLHKAAESGDVIELQGLLDAMVNVNHRDEYKQTALHKAAGRGHEQAVAQLLRAGADPTPRDDWGRTPLHLAAREGHERALGFLLRAGADVQATDSWGRTPLHLAAKEGRELAVMWLLVLGANSGAADNWGRTALHLAAKEGHETTVKCLLEMDADPSARDGWQRTPLHLAAKNGHVECGGRLLAAGASLRVSDNWGRTPLHLAAREGADRSVQWLIRYGAVVDARDDWERTPLHLAVINRREAAAVYLLRRGADRRLHDRWQSSPEDLANGDETFALMMVLVEENDDMEFMDDSQHDFDGEDHTDPCFS, via the coding sequence ATGGGTTCGTGGTTGCACAAAGCAGCAGAGAGCGGGGACGTGATAGAACTACAGGGATTGCTGGATGCGATGGTGAACGTGAACCACCGAGATGAGTACAAGCAGACTGCTCTCCACAAAGCTGCAGGGAGAGGCCACGAGCAGGCCGTCGCGCAGCTACTGAGGGCTGGTGCTGACCCCACTCCCCGCGACGACTGGGGGAGGACGCCACTGCACCTGGCAGCCAGGGAGGGTCACGAGCGCGCTCTCGGGTTCCTGCTCAGGGCAGGGGCAGACGTCCAGGCCACCGACAGCTGGGGGAGGACTCCTCTGCACCTGGCTGCGAAGGAAGGGCGTGAGCTCGCTGTCATGTGGCTCCTCGTCCTGGGGGCGAACTCTGGTGCTGCAGACAACTGGGGCAGGACAGCCCTGCACCTGGCGGCCAAGGAGGGCCACGAGACGACGGTTAAGTGCCTCCTCGAGATGGACGCCGACCCCAGCGCCCGCGACGGCTGGCAGCGGACTCCCCTCCACCTGGCGGCCAAGAACGGGCACGTGGAGTGCGGCGGTCGCCTGCTGGCTGCAGGGGCTAGCCTCAGAGTCAGTGACAACTGGGGGAGGACCCCTCTGCACCTGGCTGCGAGGGAAGGCGCCGACCGGAGCGTCCAGTGGCTGATCCGGTACGGTGCCGTTGTCGACGCGAGGGACGATTGGGAGCGGACGCCGCTTCATCTGGCAGTCATAAACAGGAGAGAGGCAGCTGCCGTGTACCTCCTGCGCAGAGGAGCTGATCGTAGATTGCACGACAGGTGGCAGAGTTCACCTGAGGACTTGGCCAACGGAGATGAAACCTTTGCTCTTATGATGGTTCTCGTAGAGGAAAATGATGATATGGAATTTATGGACGATAGCCAACATGATTTTGATGGGGAAGACCACACTGACCCTTGTTTCAGTTAG
- the LOC126425205 gene encoding 26S proteasome non-ATPase regulatory subunit 10-like isoform X1, with the protein MPRGSSVRAQSNSMGSWLHKAAESGDVIELQGLLDAMVNVNHRDEYKQTALHKAAGRGHEQAVAQLLRAGADPTPRDDWGRTPLHLAAREGHERALGFLLRAGADVQATDSWGRTPLHLAAKEGRELAVMWLLVLGANSGAADNWGRTALHLAAKEGHETTVKCLLEMDADPSARDGWQRTPLHLAAKNGHVECGGRLLAAGASLRVSDNWGRTPLHLAAREGADRSVQWLIRYGAVVDARDDWERTPLHLAVINRREAAAVYLLRRGADRRLHDRWQSSPEDLANGDETFALMMVLVEENDDMEFMDDSQHDFDGEDHTDPCFS; encoded by the coding sequence GGTCGAGTGTCAGAGCTCAGAGCAACAGCATGGGTTCGTGGTTGCACAAAGCAGCAGAGAGCGGGGACGTGATAGAACTACAGGGATTGCTGGATGCGATGGTGAACGTGAACCACCGAGATGAGTACAAGCAGACTGCTCTCCACAAAGCTGCAGGGAGAGGCCACGAGCAGGCCGTCGCGCAGCTACTGAGGGCTGGTGCTGACCCCACTCCCCGCGACGACTGGGGGAGGACGCCACTGCACCTGGCAGCCAGGGAGGGTCACGAGCGCGCTCTCGGGTTCCTGCTCAGGGCAGGGGCAGACGTCCAGGCCACCGACAGCTGGGGGAGGACTCCTCTGCACCTGGCTGCGAAGGAAGGGCGTGAGCTCGCTGTCATGTGGCTCCTCGTCCTGGGGGCGAACTCTGGTGCTGCAGACAACTGGGGCAGGACAGCCCTGCACCTGGCGGCCAAGGAGGGCCACGAGACGACGGTTAAGTGCCTCCTCGAGATGGACGCCGACCCCAGCGCCCGCGACGGCTGGCAGCGGACTCCCCTCCACCTGGCGGCCAAGAACGGGCACGTGGAGTGCGGCGGTCGCCTGCTGGCTGCAGGGGCTAGCCTCAGAGTCAGTGACAACTGGGGGAGGACCCCTCTGCACCTGGCTGCGAGGGAAGGCGCCGACCGGAGCGTCCAGTGGCTGATCCGGTACGGTGCCGTTGTCGACGCGAGGGACGATTGGGAGCGGACGCCGCTTCATCTGGCAGTCATAAACAGGAGAGAGGCAGCTGCCGTGTACCTCCTGCGCAGAGGAGCTGATCGTAGATTGCACGACAGGTGGCAGAGTTCACCTGAGGACTTGGCCAACGGAGATGAAACCTTTGCTCTTATGATGGTTCTCGTAGAGGAAAATGATGATATGGAATTTATGGACGATAGCCAACATGATTTTGATGGGGAAGACCACACTGACCCTTGTTTCAGTTAG